TATCCGAACGATCAGCCTGTACTTTTACAAAAAGCCATTGCAGATTATGTGGGACTGTCTCCGGATCAGGTACTGGTCTCAAATGGCTCGAATGAGATGATGCTTTCCATTGGCTCGGTTTTGATTGGCAAAGATGCACCTGTGGTTTTACCCACCCCCTTGTTTTCGTTGTACGAGAAGATTGTCCGCCTCTGTGAAGGGCGTATCATTTCGGTGGCTTGTCGGCCAGATTTCGGCTTCGACCTCCCAGCCATTCGGGAGGCCATTCTCACCAACAACCCTATACTGACGGTTATCGGCGCACCCAACAACCCTACGGGCGCCCATGTCTCGAAAGAAGACCTTTTGGAGATATTGGATCTTTCTTCTGGTTTTGTTCTGATAGATGAAGCCTATGCAGAATTTGTGGATGATGGCCGGGGAATGCAAACAGCCTTGGCCCGGTACCCAAACCTGCTGATCCTGCGCACTTTTTCTAAATCGTTTGCATTGGCAGGTATCCGGATTGGTTACCTCTTGGGGCATCCAGCTGTTCTACGTGAAATTCTTAAATACCGTATTCCCTTTATGGTGGATCATCTGACAGAGCGTATTGGGGTGACGGTATTGCAACATGTAGACTGGATGCGCGAGAAAGTACGCGAAATCGTTTCGGAAACCCAACGGCTGCAACAAGCCCTGAAAGAAGTGCCGGAGGTCATCCAACTTTTGCCAACAAAAGCCAATTTTATGCTTTTTAAGACCAGCCTGCCAGCCAAAAAAGTCATGGATACAATGTCGGAAAAAGGCATTCTTCTACGCAACATGAGCGGGTATGCGGAACTAAACGATTTTTTGCGGGTGAATGCCGGAACGCCGGAGGAAAACGACCGATTTTTGGAAGCCATTAAAATCGTGTTGAGGGGCGAACAACGGTGAATCTTGCTCCGGTTTTTTGTACCTTTAGTGGTTTTTAAAATTGGAGTCCAATGGATTTAATTCAGGTAGATATCATCGGTTTATCCACCAGCCCTTCAAGCGGTGGAGCTTATGCACTGGTTTTGGGTGAAATGGGTGGAAACAGAAGACGCCTTCCGATCATTATTGGGGCATCCGAAGCACAAGCGATTGCCTTAGAACTGGAAAAAATAGACCCACCACGTCCTATGACGCACGACCTCCTCCGCGACGTTTTCCGCTCTGTCCGTGCAAATGTTTCGGAAATCGTAATAGATGAACTGCGGGAAGGTACGTTCTATGCCAAAATTCGTTATGAGTTCGAGGGGGAAGAACAAGAATTAGATGCTCGCCCCAGCGATGCGGTTGCCTTGGCTGTTCGTGTGGATGTGCCTATATACGTAGAAGTCAAGGTTTTGGAAGAGGCAGGCATACCTACCGACGAGGAAGGGGAAAGCCCTTCGGTTCCGGTGCGCTCTTCCGATTCCAAGCCAAAAGAGAAGCCCGCTTCGCCAAAATCCAACATAGAACGAATCCAGGCCGAACTACAAAAAGCCATAGAGGACGAAGAGTATGAGAAAGCAGCTCGGCTTCGTGATGAGCTTGAACGCCTGACGGGCAAGTCGAACTAAGTGGCTTTTTGATAAATATTTTTAAAGCGCCCCCAGAGTTTCTTGGAGCGCTTATTCTTTTCCTCATGCAGGCCGATTGCTACGCCGATACTCCGACGGAGACTTCGCATATACCTGAGAGAAAACGGCTGAAAAATGTTTGGCATCTTGGTAGCCCACCAAACCAGCAATTTCCACGACACTTTTTGACGTCTGGATCAATAGTTCCGCTGCCCGCTCCATCTGCATCAACCGTACCAAACCGTTGGTTGTTAATCCAGTGAGTTGTTTTACCCGCCTTCCCATATTCCGTGAACTCATGGCCATCATATCGGCCAGCCATTCCACGCCCATCAATGAAGAACCCATTTGTTCCGAAATGTGTTTCCGGAGCCGTTCTAGCCATTCCCGGTCTTCAATAGTCATGAAGCGGTTTGCCGTGGCTTCATGGTGTGGTGCGGACGTACCCAGCAATAAGCGACGAAGATGAATCAGGTTTTCCACCCTGCGCAGCAGCATGTCACCATTAAAGGGCTTGGCCAAATACTCATCCGCTAACAGAGTATACCCCGCCCCCATATCTTCCTCCGTTGAGCGGTTGGTCAGGAGAATAACTGGAATCTTTAGCCAGTCCGGCTGCGTCCGAATGGTTTTCAAGAGGCCAAAACCATCCATTTTGGGCATATTGATGTCGCTAATAACCAAATCGGCGGTATGCTGTCTGAGGACGAGGATTGCTTCCTCGCCATCCCCAGCTTCCAATACCTGATAGTCGGTTTCGAGCATGCGCCGCAGGTAGGCACGAAGCTCTGGCTGGTCATCCACCAGCAAAATGGTTGCATTCCGTATGTCTCCTTGTTTAAGAAGGGGTGGATGCGCTGTAGTAGTCACTGTCTTTATTTCGGTTACCGCCTCCAAAATAAAGGGCGTTTCGCGCATTTCGGTAATCTTGGGTGAAGCCACAATCTGCGCTGTTTGGATGGGGATGGACACGCGGAAGGTGCTACCTTTTCCAAAAGTACTCTCTACTGTCAGGTTGCCGCCATGTTTTTGAACCAATTCACGCGCAAACGAAAGCCCAATCCCAAAGCCGCCCAGATGTTTTTCTTGCTCGGCCTGATAATATCGGTCAAAAATAACCTCCAAGTCTTCTTGGCGGATTCCCACCCCTTGGTCTTGAACCTCTAATATGGCTACAATGCCGTCCGGCTTAATCTCTTGATCAAGCATAAGCCGAACCTGCCCTGAAGTGGGTGAAAACTTGATCGCATTGGAGACCAAGTTTTGCACAACTTTTTGCATCATGGATCTATCGGCGAAAATGGGCAATAAAGAATGATGGTCATCAAAATAGAGGGAAATTTCTTTCTGTACCGCTAAGGGCTGAAAAAAGTGTACAATTTCTTCGATAAATACCACCCAATCAAAAACGGTAGGGGAGAAAGTCAGTTCACCCGCATCCATTTTTTCTAATTCGATCAATTCGTGGACAAGTCGGTGAATTTCATTACTGCTCCGTTCTGCCAATTCGAGGTTGGCCTTTACTGGTTGAGGCAAGTTTGGATTGGCGTTCAGGGCATCTCGAATGGGGCCATAAATTAGGGTGAGAGGTGTTTGGAATTCGTGGCTGATATTGGCAAATAAACGGCTCTTCTGGTGTTGCAACTGAATAAGTTCTTGCGCTTGGTGTTCCGATTTGTTACGCAGATCCTCGGCTTGTTTTAGGGCCTTAAACTGTTGATAGCGGGTATCATGTAGTACGGTGTTAATTACCAAAAAAACGGCACTGACAATGGCCATGTAGGTAATGTCTGCGGTAATAAAAACCCGACTATTTGCTGATGCTACTTCGTTTAAGTTGTACAATTGCAACAGGCAAAAATACAAGAACATAACCGCAACACATATAAAAAGAACCTGCTTGGGCCGGAAAGGAACAGCCCCTGTCCCTACGATCAAAAATAACACCAGCCATTCAGAAGTTCCACTTAAATCGCCCCGAATGAGGTCATCCAACATGCTAAAAAAACAAATGGTCAAGACCATAAATCCCATAAGGAAACGGCCCTTTTGCGGATGGGTTAATACACGGGAGAGATAGATGGATAGGGCGCATAGCACCACAATCAATATTTTATCGGGTAGTGCGACATAGTTGGCTGTATCTACCAGATTATACCAGAACGTCAGTTTTAGTCCGGCAGAATACCATCCCAAAAGGTTGGCGATGGTTCCGAAAAATCCTAAAATACCAGCAATAAACAAACCTAACCGAACCAATTGCGCCAGTTCGGCCTCAAAATCAGGGTCAGAAGCTTCTCGTTTGGCTGCGAAACGGAAGGCGTGTATAAGGTTTTGCAGCATGGGTGAGGAAGGCGGGCCTGCAAGTTAGTGTTTCCTAAGATACAATCTCTGGCATCGGGTGTGTGTAACAATTTTTAATCAGGAATTGCTTTTCACATCAATGGTTTATTTGGCCTTCTGAATGGTCTTAAAGCGTCTTTGAAGGGTAAAGCAACCCTTCGCAACTTTGCCAAAGGCAAGGGAAGAAGCGAAGGGGAAGAATAGATATTACGAGATCGGGCGTCTTTCGGTTTTCGTCTGCACGTATGACGGTTATGGCGGGTGTTTCGGGCGTATAGGGTTGTTTTTTAAAAGGGCACCAGGGTTTGAACACGCCAGAACCAACGCGGAGCCGCCTTCCAGTCTTGGGCCTTCCACGACTGACCACCACCCGCTACAATCGGCAAACCGAATACAATCACCTGTCCTTGTAACTCCCAGCCTGTACGGGCTTGCACCACCCGATCCGAAAAGGAAGTTTTTCGCCATGTCGCTCCCGCATCCATAAACACTGTTGGAGAAACACCCCCTAAACCCAGTACGCCACCCAAGAAGCTGGTTCGGAGGTTCAAGGGTGGCAACCGAAGTGCTGCACTTCCAAAAGCTACCCGATCTCCCAATGCGCTTGCATTAGAACCGCGTACCCAAACACGATCTCCAATATCTAAGCGGCTCAGCGGCATACCTGCATCTTCAATGGGCAATCCCACTTCCCAATTAAACCGATCCGAAAGCCCTAAATAATCTTGCGGCAAGTTTTTCCCCCATTGCGCTTGCATCCGCCCATTCACCAGCACATGCCCCATCGGAAGCGGGAAAATGTGATATGCTTGGGCATCTGTGCGAAGGTGATTTTTTGCATTTCCGCCCGCCCCTAAAACATTTTTCGCCCGAAGCTGTACGCCCGTCCCAACTTTTGGAAAAATGGCGTTTAGGGTATGGGGTTTTTGCAAACGATAGCGAAAGACCAAGTCCAAAATGGCTTCTTTTCCTGCTAAAGGGCCCTCCAAACGGGGGATTTCAATCGGCACTTCCATGTCGTCACTATCCCGTCTTTCGGTCAAATAAGGCCGACGATCCGTAAACCCTAAGGAGGCCGTAAAGGTGGTGCTACGGAAAGGCCGAAACCAGCGATCTATCGGGAAGGTCGCATCCAGTTTTAGCTCCGTCCGATTTTCGCGATAGCCTTGATTCGTCCAATTCAAGTTGCCATTGACCGCCGAAAACATAAGCGAAGGGCGAAACTGGTTATTGGCATACGAAAACCACAAGAAGGGCTCTTCGTTCTTTAAGTCTAATAAATTCAAGGCAAAAGCGCCAATAATCTGATGTTTACCCAGCGGTTCGCTAAAGACCGTAATGCCGCTAAACGATTGCGGGACGGGCAAGAGGAAGCTAAACATGTGCCGAATATTGGAAAAGCTATTATAGGCACTTCGCTTTTGTACCAGCGTTGGATTGGCAGGAATTGCCCAGGCCACATCCAAAGCGGGGCGATGGGTTTTCCAGGCCGTATAAGCGCTTGGTACGGGGGGCTTAATTTCGCGGGCGGTTTTGGTCGCGGGAAAACGGTAGGCTTCGTCTTGGGAACGGCTGTTTTGCACAATGGCATACAACTCACTACCAGTCCACGCTGTCACCGAAGCCCCATTTGCCAAGCGGGTAACCCGTTCTATTTTTCGTGTTGCCACCTCCATCATAAACACGTTTGGGACATCATCTTTCAGCGAAGTCAAGGCCAAACGGATGCCATCTGGTGACCAAATCACGGAGCGAAAATCTTCTTTGCCTTCATAGATTTCGGTCTGCTCGCCCGTACTGACATCTATCAACGCCAATGGACGGCGGCCCTCGGCATCGAAATAAGCATAGGCCAAAACCTGTCCGCTCGGATGCCAAGTCAAGTGAATGCCCTGCACATCCCCTGTAAAGGAAGTCAGTCGGCGCTCTTTACCGGTCGCCATCTCCCGAATCCAAACATTGGCGGTTTGCCCTTCTGCCGCAATGTAAGCCAACTGGTCTCCTTTGGGCGAAAATGTGGGCGAAATGGCACGGCGGTTGGTTGTCAGGCGTGTTTCCCGTCCCGATTCCACCTGTACCATAAATAAATCGTTGATCCAACTGCCATTGGCCACCCGCCCATTCCGCGAAAACACAATTTCTTTTCCAAAATGCCGCCAAGCAAACGGCGCATTTAAGGAGCCTTCGGCCAAGATTTTGGGGGCTTTTTTGGGGCGAAGCAAAAGCAAGCGCTCAATCGGTTCGTTCAAAGAAGCCAGCCCAATCAAAGCGACCTGCGAAGTATCGGCAGGATTCGGTTGTACATCAGAAATAAACTGCCCGGCTAATTTTAGCTT
This DNA window, taken from Bacteroidetes Order II. bacterium, encodes the following:
- a CDS encoding DPP IV N-terminal domain-containing protein, yielding MKPSFFCILFSLMSLCGLQVAAQGFNQTNGRNHPELAWQVAETEHFKLHYPKHLAGIENEAAAIAEETYQVLSANMKVQFKHKIPIYFSDEDEIMNGFATPLLGKYSCIWVNINEAGQFATGEVKWLRKVLSHELVHLFHYQAISVPKVNFIWTNLFGTQMERHWAEGLAQYYTEKWDAARGDRWLRRAILEGRPSYEDGDALDNGRVLYAVGNAQVRYFATQYGDSTLAKLLAWRKKTPLGFKVHDFPKAFKATTGKPYARFNADWRRFANIMYNTMAAYQESPDSLGGKKLKLAGQFISDVQPNPADTSQVALIGLASLNEPIERLLLLRPKKAPKILAEGSLNAPFAWRHFGKEIVFSRNGRVANGSWINDLFMVQVESGRETRLTTNRRAISPTFSPKGDQLAYIAAEGQTANVWIREMATGKERRLTSFTGDVQGIHLTWHPSGQVLAYAYFDAEGRRPLALIDVSTGEQTEIYEGKEDFRSVIWSPDGIRLALTSLKDDVPNVFMMEVATRKIERVTRLANGASVTAWTGSELYAIVQNSRSQDEAYRFPATKTAREIKPPVPSAYTAWKTHRPALDVAWAIPANPTLVQKRSAYNSFSNIRHMFSFLLPVPQSFSGITVFSEPLGKHQIIGAFALNLLDLKNEEPFLWFSYANNQFRPSLMFSAVNGNLNWTNQGYRENRTELKLDATFPIDRWFRPFRSTTFTASLGFTDRRPYLTERRDSDDMEVPIEIPRLEGPLAGKEAILDLVFRYRLQKPHTLNAIFPKVGTGVQLRAKNVLGAGGNAKNHLRTDAQAYHIFPLPMGHVLVNGRMQAQWGKNLPQDYLGLSDRFNWEVGLPIEDAGMPLSRLDIGDRVWVRGSNASALGDRVAFGSAALRLPPLNLRTSFLGGVLGLGGVSPTVFMDAGATWRKTSFSDRVVQARTGWELQGQVIVFGLPIVAGGGQSWKAQDWKAAPRWFWRVQTLVPF
- a CDS encoding response regulator, whose amino-acid sequence is MLQNLIHAFRFAAKREASDPDFEAELAQLVRLGLFIAGILGFFGTIANLLGWYSAGLKLTFWYNLVDTANYVALPDKILIVVLCALSIYLSRVLTHPQKGRFLMGFMVLTICFFSMLDDLIRGDLSGTSEWLVLFLIVGTGAVPFRPKQVLFICVAVMFLYFCLLQLYNLNEVASANSRVFITADITYMAIVSAVFLVINTVLHDTRYQQFKALKQAEDLRNKSEHQAQELIQLQHQKSRLFANISHEFQTPLTLIYGPIRDALNANPNLPQPVKANLELAERSSNEIHRLVHELIELEKMDAGELTFSPTVFDWVVFIEEIVHFFQPLAVQKEISLYFDDHHSLLPIFADRSMMQKVVQNLVSNAIKFSPTSGQVRLMLDQEIKPDGIVAILEVQDQGVGIRQEDLEVIFDRYYQAEQEKHLGGFGIGLSFARELVQKHGGNLTVESTFGKGSTFRVSIPIQTAQIVASPKITEMRETPFILEAVTEIKTVTTTAHPPLLKQGDIRNATILLVDDQPELRAYLRRMLETDYQVLEAGDGEEAILVLRQHTADLVISDINMPKMDGFGLLKTIRTQPDWLKIPVILLTNRSTEEDMGAGYTLLADEYLAKPFNGDMLLRRVENLIHLRRLLLGTSAPHHEATANRFMTIEDREWLERLRKHISEQMGSSLMGVEWLADMMAMSSRNMGRRVKQLTGLTTNGLVRLMQMERAAELLIQTSKSVVEIAGLVGYQDAKHFSAVFSQVYAKSPSEYRRSNRPA
- the hisC gene encoding histidinol-phosphate transaminase, whose protein sequence is MTEATTQPEALTHLIDQIRPTIRAEHAYLVGLEAHIATKLNQNENPYDWPSEIKTQLFDSFLTIPWNRYPNDQPVLLQKAIADYVGLSPDQVLVSNGSNEMMLSIGSVLIGKDAPVVLPTPLFSLYEKIVRLCEGRIISVACRPDFGFDLPAIREAILTNNPILTVIGAPNNPTGAHVSKEDLLEILDLSSGFVLIDEAYAEFVDDGRGMQTALARYPNLLILRTFSKSFALAGIRIGYLLGHPAVLREILKYRIPFMVDHLTERIGVTVLQHVDWMREKVREIVSETQRLQQALKEVPEVIQLLPTKANFMLFKTSLPAKKVMDTMSEKGILLRNMSGYAELNDFLRVNAGTPEENDRFLEAIKIVLRGEQR
- a CDS encoding bifunctional nuclease family protein, with the protein product MDLIQVDIIGLSTSPSSGGAYALVLGEMGGNRRRLPIIIGASEAQAIALELEKIDPPRPMTHDLLRDVFRSVRANVSEIVIDELREGTFYAKIRYEFEGEEQELDARPSDAVALAVRVDVPIYVEVKVLEEAGIPTDEEGESPSVPVRSSDSKPKEKPASPKSNIERIQAELQKAIEDEEYEKAARLRDELERLTGKSN